The region AAGCACGACAGGTGCAGAGTCTGGCCATATGAGGAGGTGACCCGCTTGCGCAGGACACTCGTATCGCAGATGCCCGACGTCTCATTGGCCACATCCTGGAGCAGGCCCAGTTGGTAGGGCCGACAGGCATTGACCTCCTGATCCCACCCGCAATAGGGATCCGAGACGCAGCGGAAACAGCTGTCATAGCGCCTGGCACACATGGCTATGTCGATCTGCTTCACCTGGTGATCGGTGGCCACATAGATGGATCCCGTCTTTTGGCTCAGAGTCATCTCGCGAATTGGTTCGCTGGGCGGCGATGCCTCGAAAATGTCAATGAGATTCGAGTGCCGCTGGCCGTAGTGCATGAACTGCACAATCTTGTAGATGTGGCCCGATGTCGTGGCCACAAAGTACACAAGGAACTCCTGGTTCAGCTTGTCGATCCGTATCCTGCGgggagacaaaaaaaaacaacacggAAAAGAGAGCCAAGAAGGCCGGAGTCAGTGGCAAGCGCTTAGTTGAAAACATATCCTGCGGCACTTTGTTCGCAAGTTCCGGCCAGGACAAAACATTTTTCGCTGCCAGAACAACTGTCAGCACAGAAGTCTGTCCAGGAGTCTGAGTGCActtcaacaaataattataatatttaatttaaaaaaaatttaaattgaagtTTAAGAATTTGTGAAAACAAAGGAACTATTAAAcacaaagccaaaaaaatgtataaaataaaacacattttatactttttcttCAGTGTACTTTCATATATAAACTCAACAAATGTCAACAAGGATACTCCCATGCGACTGGCTCCTGGCCAAACCGAGACCCGGGAGCCGGCAGACAGACCCGGGCAAACCGACTGCCTGGCAGCGCTAATGAATACAGTTCTCACTTACTTGTCCACCACCAGCTTGGTAAGGATGACGTCCCGCTTGAAGAAGACCGGATTGCCAAATTCATGATCGACCGCCTTGTCCATTAGCGGATGTTTGCGAATGAAATTCAACACGGAGTCGGGCAGTGTGGCGGTGTCGTTGTGGCAAGTTCCCGGACGTGGCTCCGGCACTTTGGAGTTCAGCACTGGCAGCCAGGCGCTGTTTGATGTGGCCTGCTCCTTGAATTTGCCTGGATGTGCGAAAAAAGGACAAGAGGGAGGGGGGGAAAAGCATCAGTACGTTGAGTTGAGCCGAGTTGAGTGCCGAGAAGTATGCTGCATTTAATTTATGTGTGTCAGTACTGTGCGAGAGGTGATTTGTGGCACTCGCACTTGCCACATCCGTTAAAGATCTTAATGTTTTGTTCAAATGAACTGGCTCTGCTTGAATTTCACTTGAAAATCTTACTGGCCGACCAGGCCTGCCACTTTTGAATGCATAATAAACTTAAGTATTTCCAGCCTCGCTCGCTATTATGCAATTTCATTATTTCCATAGCACATCCTGGCCTTGGAGTTCTGTTACATAATCGTTTGTTTGCCATAATTAATTGCTGTGGCTttccacaatttttttttatcacacTCTCGGCTGTCTGTGCAACATGCCCGCAAACTTTTCGTAATGAATTTTAAGTGTATGCCAGATTTTTTGCACCATTCTGTCCTGCGGCTCTCTGTATGGctgtgtggtgtgtgtgtggagtTGTCTGCCTGATTGTCTGCCTGTCAGTCTTGGCACcgctccacacacacacactaacatGGAGAAACTCTTTTCCAGAGTCGCAACTTTATGGTGTTAATGAACTTTTCAGGCCAAGTTGGGTTAAAAAAGTGTTTTCATTTCTCATTACTTTACCAGGCGACCCTCAGTTAAAGTTCCTGCAAGAAACTCATGTTGAACGGGATGACCCGACCTCGAGTCTGTTCCAATATATACCCAGGTGCAGGTGGAAGAGGTGGAAGGAAGGCACCACCATCAATTCAATGCGCACCATTTAACGCTCAAATTCCAGCGTGAAGCCAAAGGGACACAGTCTCCACCTGTGCGCGTAATTTCATCCGCCGTCGGTGGAGAAAAGAAATCCCCTCGAAGAATTATGGACAGTGCAATAAATCACAAAAGCAGCACACTCGCCCATACACTTGCTCCCCACACACTCGTACAGTGAACACTCACCATCGAACGCCGCATTAATGTCCCGAATATCGTAGCTGCAAACTGCGGATCCAATAAGCCCATTGGTATTTGTCGTGAATGTGGCATAGAACTTGGTGTCGTCCGTGGGCATCTTGTACACCGATTGGATTTCGTTAAAGTAGAAGGGGAACTCGCTGGAGATGCTGCAGTTCATGCGGGCCTTCAGGTAGGTGGCCCAATTCTGGCTGATCATGTACTTTCCACCGCGATCGTTTTTGCAAACCCTTGCCACCCGAGAGTAGACAGCTTTGCCGCAATTGATGTACTCGACGGCATGTTCGCGGAAAAAGAAGTAAACAAACTCCCCAATCTCAAAGGAGCCAACAAAGTTGGGTtctacaaataaataataaaacattgAGATATATTTAAGAATTGGTCTTAAAGAGTTGAATGTTTTGCATAACTTACTGTCCAGCAGCTTTGAATCGTATTTCACTGTTCGCTTGAAGTTGGCCTCCTTGCGGCCATTAGTCAGATTGTACAGGTCCGAGCGGAATATGACCGAATCAGCTTTGGTGAACTCTGCATTCGTGCCGGCGTACTGCATTTTTGGTAACAAGAATAAGGACACAGAATTGTTGTTAGCAAGACCGAAAGCCCAAAAACGCAAAAACTGTTGATAAGGCTCTAACATCACGCATACGCCCAGTAAGCCAAGGCACGCACGCACACAATTACGCATAAAGTGTACGCACGTGCCTCCCTCCTAGAATTCGTTagagtgagtgtgtgtgtgagagtccTGTGTATTCGTTGCTCTAATTTAATTTCAGCTGCTTTATTGCTGccttttctcttttttctGTCTTTAAAAACGTTCCTTCCTTTTCTTAGGGTGGCCCCCAAAATATAACTTTGCCAACTTCCTTCATCGCCTCGCTTTacttttgtaattttattacaattgacatttttctttttatttgtgCCTTCCTCTTGGCCTTCCTCGTTCGTTCTTCGTTCCTTTCCTTACTTTTATTCTACTTCCACTTCCGCTTTTTGGGTTGAACTTACCAGGGCGGGCAAACCGAAGGGATTTCCGTTCTCCACATAGACGGCGGTTGAGTTGTCGGCGGGATCGTAGGGACACTTGCCAATCCCCAGGCCGATGCCGGGCACGTACTGGGATCTGGGTAAATGTGTTAAGTTTGCCTAAGGGTTCATCGGAGTCGGGGGCGTCGGAGGGTTAAAGAGACAAAGAGAGAGCAGAACGAAATGCGCATTAGTTGACTTTAATTTCGACCGCCCGCTGGCCCAAAATGAACTTCAAAAACTTGACTGACATTCCCAATTAGGGCCATTGATGAAGTCTGTcaagtttaaacaaaaaataatacatttatcAAATAAATTACAGAAATAAAGAGtgtttttattggaaaaataAACAGGCTGCAGGTTAAATGTATAATTAAACAatgaattaatttatttaatacttACATTTATTACAAAGTCCTTGGGGTTGTGGGCATTTGTGCCACAGACATACAGCTTCTGGCCATTGAAGTTCATGGGCTGTATGACCCGTATATGGTTCCGGCATTCCACCTTCTTGTCCAGCGCCGAAAAAGCAATGTTGCATTCGAATAGTTTGtcgtgttgtgtttttgtttcattttgtgTAATAATAAATGTTAGAAAATcatatggaaatggaaataaaatgGTTGTGGTGGTTTTTGGTGGTGGTTGGTAGTGGGTTGTGATTTCGAAACGCATTttggaaaatgggaaatggcATGGTATGAGTTTGGTTTCACaaattcattgatttttcatACACAATTTAGCACATGCTTTGACGAGGTGGataaaacaaataatgaaatacAAATTACGGGCGACTCACCTCGCGCTTTCCCTTGGACACACAGTTGAGGATATCCGAGCCAGTTGGCTCCAATATGAGAACATCGCGCTGTGGGAATGAAAAATGGCATCgagtttaaatttatgttaGCCAAGTTTATTGAAAGCGTGCTGGAATGTGTCTGGGGGATGTTCGTTCAACCGAAAGCACGCGCCAAACATTTTTGGTATCCTCGCATGTCCTCGCTGTATTTGCGTttatattttctgttttttttttcctctcaATTCTTGAACTCAATATGTGGCTCACGTTGgacatttgtttatttaatttgattcTTTTTTCCTGCGCTATTTTGGCGGCATTTGTACTACAGTCGATGGATCTCCTTTCGGAGTTGGTCTTGCAAATACTTCTGCCTAAGTGAAAGCCACAAATCAATGGGAGGGTGGTGGTCGTTCGGAAAAAGCCATCGAGTGACAATTTTTATGCCTGACATATAGACACAATATCCGGTGGCTGTGTGGATGCActttccacttttatttccACTTGCCCAAAGTGTCAGTCCTTTGGCAACGAATCTAAGTGCTAGAGACTCGACTTGAAATGGAATTCCCTTTCCTTTGGGCCGCCGCCGCCCGCTCAGAAGTCAGCACAAATAATTGCTGTTAAAAGCATTTGCTACGTCTCAGGAGGTGGCGATAGTGCACTGGGTTGCCAGGACACTGCCACgcagaatgaaaaaaaaacgcaaaggaCGTGGCGGAAAATGGTTGAACGGACAGAGGCGGATATTGATAGTTGAAGATGGAATCATTAAAGTGCAATTGCTGGCTGTCAGTGACAAGTTGGTCACTCACAATGCCCGGCAGATCCTTAAAGATGCCCATTTCTTAGTCAGCGGATATTATATAAGGTCTTCAGGGTCTGAACTTCTGTacttaaatttgaattttgataTCCATTTACTTACCTCGCAGACCGATTGACTGATGTTGCGCAGATTGAGCTTAAATATGCGATCCCTGGAAAGGCGAGAAGACAAAGCAATGAATTAGCATGGAAAAGAGGAAAAGTTTGTCACCCCTGACACTCGAGGTAATCCCCAACTCGTGCCACATCATGCGATAAGTTAATGCCACACCAGTTGCCAGCTGTCTGGCCCCGACGAACTTGAGCTCATTGACATTATTTCGAAATTTCtcgttttttttgtctttcatgtttgaaaaattgttgTCAGGCGCCCACACACCTGCTGTGCCGCGGCGCGTTGAATGGTGGGGGAGCTGTCATGCCGGGCGGCGTACTTATTGCAGTCAGTGTGCCCTGATTGATTGATATGTCGAATGTGGCAATGTTGCGAGCCAGACACAGCTTTAAGCGCCGCACCATCATTTCTCTCAATACTTTCCGGCCACTCGAAACTTTTGCGGCGCCAcggaaaacaaaaaggaaaccCTAAAGGGGCAGGCGGGCCACACTAAAGTGTGTTTTATGTAGTTGGTGGCACCCAGAGAGAGTTTTTGGTAGCTTTCCCTCGACAACTCCGAAAGACCATTAATCTTCATTTCCCTGCCGGCGGCTCTAGGCGACCGGCAATCGCTGACGAGAGCCGCCAGCTGTGGTTGCGCGGATCGGACGGAGGCGGGTAGTCCACGAGTCAAGTGGTAATTTTGGTTACTTTGTTTTCCCGCTCTTAGGTGGCGCCTCTTGCTCCCCCTTCCTGGGGCCTGGGCTTCTGGGCTTCCTGCTCCTCCTGCCACTGCCCCTTCATCCTTTCAAGCCGCAAACTGTTAAAATGCGGCCGTGTTCAACTTGCCGCAGACAAATGAGCAGACGGGTGCGCTGGTTGTCAAATTGCGAAAGTTCCCTCCCTCCTTGGGGGGCTGCCGTCGCCTCTGCCCCTCGCCGGTGGCATTAATTCATAATTATGTATGCCGACAGTGTGGCTGGCGGACCCggggaaaaatgaaatatgcaGCCCCAAATGCGTTCGGTTTGCCAAGTAGGGAGCCATCCGCCACCCGCTGTCTCAAGCGGAACTTTCTAATTGCTCCACACACCCGGAAAAGAAAATTTCCGGTAAAGAAACGATTTTTACCTCGAATACTAGGGGATTGTTTTGAGAAATTCTTAAAATGAGCTTCTTAAATTGTACTTACATTGCTCCCACATATAGGGCATTGTTGGGCTCGTCCATGTAGAAGGTCTTGTAGTGCAGGGGCCCACAACTGAAGTCCTTGACATGCTCTGCAAAAAAAGACCAGAAAAGGACAAGGATCAAATATTGAGTATACGCAGCGTGTACATTGATTAACGAAAGTTTAGGCAGTTAATTAAAGCCTAATGAAACTGTCAGCAGCAGTCAGGCCAACTGACCGAAAATAAAGCAACAAAATGAACTAATTAAACTATTATAATTTCGGGACAACAAACACAAAGTTAATTTATGGGATGGGAGCTGTATGGGATGGAAAGTAAATACAAAACAGGCAAAGGACTGAGACTATGAGTGAGACTGAGGGATCCCGAACCATGTCCTTGCACATTTGACACTGACAGTGTCACGTATTTCCAGCAGCGATGTCACGTGCTCAAAGCCCCAATCCCCGAATCCTTGGACCCAAAGTCAAGTCGAAAAAGTTGCACCGCTGTCAATGTCATTAACAAAAGATTGAGGCATTTAGCTGAAATTTTTACGACATTAAGTTGTCAACTAATTTGGCACAATTAgtaaaacaacaacaggagcagcagcagagccgaaaaaagaaaagtgcACAAACAAACCCAAAGTAGGTACACATACTATATATAAATTGGGAAAGGACAAAAGAAAAGGACACACAGTGgacaacttttttattttcggagCAAAGCCAGAACAAATCCTTTGATGGCCGCGCTAAGAGTCATTTCAGTTGACATTCCTGACTCCTTTGTCCAGGACAACCCCTAATGGCCTAGAATGGCAACAATAGAGGCAACGGCAGTTGGAAAAGTGATTTCCATAATAATGCATAATGAGTGATACCCAGATAGATACAAGGCAGTTTCTGACCCTATGCAAATTAGCCCTTACTCTGActttttggacaaaaaaaaaaacagaattaggctggtttttattttgatgagcTAATCTTTTTATTGACTAGCCTTAAATGGCAACATTTCctaattattttcttatttttccataaaaagTAAGCACACAGTACTGACACGAGTGGCTATGACACGaatatcattttttaaaagaggATAATTGTGAAAAATTTTCGGTTCACTAAATGAGAAAAATTGTAATCAGCATTAAGCCACAACAATGAACTACTGGAAGATTTTAATTCACCCACGGTTGACTCGGATGAGGTCAGAGAACAATACGCCAAAAGTATGCTGCCCGCAAAACCGCATGTCCTGCACTCAGGACATGGTTAAAATGCCAACTAGCATAGTTTTCAGCAATAAATTCAACAAGGTAGGACTCTCCAATTTCTTACTTCTCGAAAATATAGAGCcttcaaatattatttaatagtACATGGGCTTTTCGCTGGAGGAGCGGCAGCGCTTAAATATCCACGGTCTTCTGCCCGTCTGTGTCCGATCCACGCAGGACCAAATGTATGTGCTCGAGTCGAACTTTCGATCCATTAAAACCAACATTGGTAAATATCAGTATTTGAGGATTATGCGACAGGGTTTTGAGAGGCTCTACTTTAAGTATGTCTCCGAACACGTGACGGAGGTTCTGCCCATAATTTACACACCCACCGTGGGCATGGCCTGCCTGGTCTACGGGATGTTGTACCGCGGGATAAGCGGGGTCTACATAACCAAGTACGATTGTGGGCATATGGTGGATGTCCTGCTCAACTGGCCAGATCGTAAGAGTGTCAAGGCCATCTGCGTGACAGACGGCCAGCGAATTCTGGGCCTGGGCGATCTGGGCGCCAATGGGATGGGCATTTGTGTGGGAAAAATGGAGCTGTACACGGCGTTGGGAGGGATTTCACCCGAAAAATGTCTTCCAGTCTGCCTGGACGTCGGCACTACCAATGCCAACCTTCGCGAGGACCCCATGTACATTGGCCTGCGGGAGGACCGACTTCAGGGCAAGGAGTACGAGGACTTTATTGAGGAATTTATCCAGTCTGCACTCAAGGCGTTCGGCTGCGAGACTCTGATCCATTTCGAGGACTTTGCCACACCGAAcgcttttaaatttttgaaaaagtacCAGGATCAATGTTGCTACTTTAATGACGATATCCAGGGAACGGCAGCAGTGGGCCTTGCCGGACTGCTGGGCATTCAAAGGATAACTAAGATAGAGCTACAGGACCACGTTATACTATTTTGTGGGGCAGGCAGTGCCGTAATGGGATTGACGGCTCTGCTTAAAAAGGAATTGAAAGCACGGGGTCTTGCTGATGATGAGCTTGCCAAGAATATCTACGTCTACGATCATAAGGGcttaataacaa is a window of Drosophila bipectinata strain 14024-0381.07 chromosome 2R, DbipHiC1v2, whole genome shotgun sequence DNA encoding:
- the Menl-1 gene encoding NADP-dependent malic enzyme, mitochondrial isoform X2, which encodes MCSSRTFDPLKPTLYVSEHVTEVLPIIYTPTVGMACLVYGMLYRGISGVYITKYDCGHMVDVLLNWPDRKSVKAICVTDGQRILGLGDLGANGMGICVGKMELYTALGGISPEKCLPVCLDVGTTNANLREDPMYIGLREDRLQGKEYEDFIEEFIQSALKAFGCETLIHFEDFATPNAFKFLKKYQDQCCYFNDDIQGTAAVGLAGLLGIQRITKIELQDHVILFCGAGSAVMGLTALLKKELKARGLADDELAKNIYVYDHKGLITKKNENIPGDIADFAKDMAPIKSLEEVVEKIKPSIIMGATSAAGLFTEKILRSMAKNHERPGVFAFSNPTNKAECTAEQAYNFTEGRAIYSAGSPFPPVEFNGKRLTPGQANNCFAFPGIVLGVMTAQAETVPDEAYLVTAHTLSNIPSPEDLASGKIYPDIGCAKAVALEIAIKVCEYLFKNGLARLSPEPEDIREHILKNEYQLDFCSSLPETWEYPEMEPNPKPKPKPNPTPKEQKKK
- the Menl-1 gene encoding NADP-dependent malic enzyme isoform X1, producing the protein MNYWKILIHPRLTRMRSENNTPKVCCPQNRMSCTQDMVKMPTSIVFSNKFNKYMGFSLEERQRLNIHGLLPVCVRSTQDQMYVLESNFRSIKTNIGKYQYLRIMRQGFERLYFKYVSEHVTEVLPIIYTPTVGMACLVYGMLYRGISGVYITKYDCGHMVDVLLNWPDRKSVKAICVTDGQRILGLGDLGANGMGICVGKMELYTALGGISPEKCLPVCLDVGTTNANLREDPMYIGLREDRLQGKEYEDFIEEFIQSALKAFGCETLIHFEDFATPNAFKFLKKYQDQCCYFNDDIQGTAAVGLAGLLGIQRITKIELQDHVILFCGAGSAVMGLTALLKKELKARGLADDELAKNIYVYDHKGLITKKNENIPGDIADFAKDMAPIKSLEEVVEKIKPSIIMGATSAAGLFTEKILRSMAKNHERPGVFAFSNPTNKAECTAEQAYNFTEGRAIYSAGSPFPPVEFNGKRLTPGQANNCFAFPGIVLGVMTAQAETVPDEAYLVTAHTLSNIPSPEDLASGKIYPDIGCAKAVALEIAIKVCEYLFKNGLARLSPEPEDIREHILKNEYQLDFCSSLPETWEYPEMEPNPKPKPKPNPTPKEQKKK
- the Sema2b gene encoding semaphorin-2A, with translation MCATGNLRLLNHLGSLGRLSVLLLVLGAQLIHVEYVRADYENTWNLYYEPPCCTGSSLGHHLRHHKEHVKDFSCGPLHYKTFYMDEPNNALYVGAMDRIFKLNLRNISQSVCERDVLILEPTGSDILNCVSKGKREKVECRNHIRVIQPMNFNGQKLYVCGTNAHNPKDFVINANLTHLPRSQYVPGIGLGIGKCPYDPADNSTAVYVENGNPFGLPALYAGTNAEFTKADSVIFRSDLYNLTNGRKEANFKRTVKYDSKLLDKPNFVGSFEIGEFVYFFFREHAVEYINCGKAVYSRVARVCKNDRGGKYMISQNWATYLKARMNCSISSEFPFYFNEIQSVYKMPTDDTKFYATFTTNTNGLIGSAVCSYDIRDINAAFDGKFKEQATSNSAWLPVLNSKVPEPRPGTCHNDTATLPDSVLNFIRKHPLMDKAVDHEFGNPVFFKRDVILTKLVVDKIRIDKLNQEFLVYFVATTSGHIYKIVQFMHYGQRHSNLIDIFEASPPSEPIREMTLSQKTGSIYVATDHQVKQIDIAMCARRYDSCFRCVSDPYCGWDQEVNACRPYQLGLLQDVANETSGICDTSVLRKRVTSSYGQTLHLSCFVKMPEVLRKKQTRWYHHSTEKGRYEVRYTPTKYIETNEGGLVLLAVNEGDGGRYDSYLDGSLLCSYGVTVDAHRCSPPSQKQDYQKIYSHWCNEFEKYKSAMKQWQAKQEQCGLKDKTGPTGSNGKHVNDVFSNDALV